In the genome of Cynocephalus volans isolate mCynVol1 chromosome 10, mCynVol1.pri, whole genome shotgun sequence, the window TGGTGTATAAGtccttttttgtgttgctataacagaataccctataaagaaaagaggtttgtttggctcacaattctggcaCAGATGCATTgggtacaggcctcaggctgcttctatgcatagcagaaagtggcagggcatTCCGGTAGATACAATATCAtatggtaagaggaagcaagaaagagagggcAAGGAGGCACCAGGCTCCTTGTAACCACCAGCTCTTATGGGAACTAatactaatagagcaagaactcactcactgcccTCCACCCGCCGGagagggtattaatctattcatgaagaaTCTGCACCAGTGACCCAAACAGTTCCCAATACAGCCAAGTTGGGGGATCATGAGCTTTGGGGACACAATATATCCATACTATCAGCTGGACAATCTGCAATTCCATGGCCAGATTTTCTACAGTGGAAACATAccatgacatttttctttgttgcttgtcCTTTTAGTCATCTTCCTGTTTTGTCTGCTGTCTTTCATTAAAGCAACTGcaatttcttccctttcttcctgaCTGTTGGTATAATCTTCCCATTGTGAACCATCTATAAGTTCTGTCTTAGGCATTCCATGAATCCATTCATATCTTCATTGAaggtctcttttttcttttttattatgtctTGCTTAGGTGCATCATTTTTAAGGGACAGTCTGTTGGCTTCAAACTGTTTATGCTTTGATAGGTTTTGGCTTGTTCCCTCATAGCACCCCTTCATTATATCCTCCCATGATATTACAGGCGAGAGTCTCTTGTTATTTGTGGTAGTAACTTGTGCCCACCTGCTCATGATTTCATCACAGGGACCTTATCAATCACGTGTGAATCCTCCAGAGCAGCAGTTAGTGAGCCAGAGAAGCCCAATCCCCCTAgtgaaaatatttacttaaatgtGGCATAGATGTTCAGCATTTACAAAATAGTTCACTtggaaacagaattttaaaaactgcatgtATGACTATAATTGTTTTGATAATAGCTACAGTCAAGCCCTGTTGTAGAGCATTCAGTCTATTCACTTTCAAATATTCAGGCAGGGCAGAGAACCTACATATTCCctgaaaatggtaaaatataattCTACATATTAGTAAATACGAAATCATTAATAAACTATTAATAATATACTTGTCATTTTTTACAGCACTCATATGGAGAAAGACTGTGGAAGTAAAGAAAGTAGTGAATGTGGAGAAATCTTTAGACAGATTCCAAGTAATAATCTGAACAAGAAAACTGGAGTAAAACCATCTGAATGTACTGTGTGTGGAGTAGTCTTCATGCATCATTCAGCTTTTATGAGGCACATCAGATCTAACACTAGATACAAACCATATGAGTATCAGAAATATGCAGAGAAGCCATATAAATGTAAGGAACATGGGAAAGCCTTTAGTTATTTCCAATCCTTTCAAAGACATGAAAGGACTCACCCAAGCAAGAAACActatgaatgtaaacaatgtgggaaaaccttcatATATCACAAATCACTTGAAATGCATGAAAAAACTCATACTGGATTGAGACCCTATGAAAGTAAGCAATGTGGTAAAGTTCTCAGTTGTCTCTTTTCCTTTcaagttcatgaaaggattcaAACTGGAGAGAAACCCAATGAATGTGGAAAATGTAGTAAAGCTTTCAGTCAGCCCAGTTCCcttcaaatacatgaaagaattcacactggagagaaaccctatgcaTGTAAGGAATGTGGGGAAGACTTCAGTTTTCATTCAACATTTCAAGCACACCTGAGAATGCATagtggagagaaaccctataaattTAAAGAACGTGGTAAAGCCTTTAGTCATCCCACTTCCTCTCAAAGGCATGAGAAGACCCACACTCAAGAAAAACActatgaatgtaaacaatgtgggaaaaccttcatATATTACAAATCATTTCAAACACATGAAAGGTCTCACTCTGAAGTGAGATCCTATGAGTGTAAGCAATGTGGTAAAGTTTACagatctctcttttctcttcaaaTTCATGACAGGACTCACTCTGGAGAAAAGGCCtatgaatgtaaaaaatgtgCTAAAACCTTCAGTTGGCCCAGTTCCCTTAGAatacatgaaagaactcacactggagagaaaccttacacaTGTAAGGAATGTGAGAAAGCTTTCATTACTTCCCAGTGCTTTCAAAGACACATGATGACGCACA includes:
- the LOC134388485 gene encoding zinc finger protein 14-like codes for the protein MDSLNFEDVALNFTLEEWAMLDPSQKKLYRDVMLEIFRNLASIGRKWEDQNIKDWYKIQGGNLSTHMEKDCGSKESSECGEIFRQIPSNNLNKKTGVKPSECTVCGVVFMHHSAFMRHIRSNTRYKPYEYQKYAEKPYKCKEHGKAFSYFQSFQRHERTHPSKKHYECKQCGKTFIYHKSLEMHEKTHTGLRPYESKQCGKVLSCLFSFQVHERIQTGEKPNECGKCSKAFSQPSSLQIHERIHTGEKPYACKECGEDFSFHSTFQAHLRMHSGEKPYKFKERGKAFSHPTSSQRHEKTHTQEKHYECKQCGKTFRSLFSLQIHDRTHSGEKAYECKKCAKTFSWPSSLRIHERTHTGEKPYTCKECEKAFITSQCFQRHMMTHSGDTPYKCKECGKAFTCSASFQVHERTHTGEKPYECKQCGKAFSVHSAFRIHLRIHTGEKPYKCKECGKAFSCPSSFRRHKRTHTGEKPHECEKCGKTFHYPLDLQTHERTHTVEKPYECKQCGKVFSYSSSFRNHEKTHIREKPYKCKLCGKAFIYPSYFRRHERTHNGEKFYECK